One window from the genome of Canis lupus dingo isolate Sandy chromosome 15, ASM325472v2, whole genome shotgun sequence encodes:
- the PTCH2 gene encoding protein patched homolog 2 isoform X4, with the protein MARPPPLQELPPGYTPPARATSPQIPAGSLKAPLWLRAYFQGLLFSLGCGIQRHCGKVLFLGLLAFGALALGLRVAIVETDLEQLWVEVGSRVSQELHYTKEKLGEEAAYTSQMLIQTPRQEGENVLTPEALGLHLQAALTASKVQVSLYGKSWDLNKICYKSGIPLIENGMIERMIEKLFPCVILTPLDCFWEGAKLQGGSAYLPGRPDIQWTNLDPEQLLEELGPFASLEGFRELLDKAQVGQAYVGRPCLHPDDLHCPPSAPNHHSKQAPNVAQELSGGCHGFSHKFMHWQEELLLGGMARDPQGQLLRAEALQSTFLLMSPRQLYEHFRGDYQTHDIGWSEEQAGTVLQAWQRRFVQVSVRMGKGGARGCSLLLPLRSTLSLQLAQEALPQNSSQQIHAFSSTTLDDILHAFSEVSAARVVGGYLLMLAYACVTMLRWDCAQSQGAVGLAGVLLVALAVASGLGLCALLGIAFNAATTQVLPFLALGIGVDDIFLLAHAFTEAPPGTPLQERTGECLQRTGTSVALTSISHMVAFFMAALVPIPALRAFSLQAAIVVGCNFAAVMLVFPAVLSLDLHRRHCQRLDVLCCFSSPCSARVIQILPQELGDGTVPVGIAHLTATVQAFAHCEAGSQHVVTILPPRARLVPPPSDPLGSELFSPGGSTRDLLGQEEGTRQKATCSSLPCARWNLAHFARSQFAPLLLQSHSKAIVLVLFGALLGLSLYGATLVQDGLALTDVVPRGTKEHAFLSAQLRYFSLYEVALVTQGGFDYAHSQRALFDLHQRFSSLKAVLPTPATQAPRTWLHYYRNWLLGIQAAFDQDWASGRISRHSCRNGSEDGALAYKLLLQTGDAQEPLDFSQLTTRKLVDKEGLIAPELFYVGLTMWVSSDPLGLAASQANFYPPPPEWLHDKYDTTGENLRIPAAQPLEFAQFPFLLRGLQKTADFVEAIEGARAACAEAGQAGVRAYPSGSPFLFWEQYLGLRRYFLLAICILLVCTFLVCALLLLNPWTAGLIGFLTTQGSRNLRAAHALERTFAPVTDGAVSTLLGLLMLAGSNFDFIIRYFFVVLTVLTLLGLLHGLVLLPVLLSILGPPPEVVQMYKESPEVLSPPAPREGGLRWGLPPTLPQSFARVTTSMTVALHPPPLPGAYIHPASDEPTWSPVATSAASGSSNLSSRGPCPATG; encoded by the exons atggcccggccgccgccgctcCAGGAGCTGCCCCCTGGCTATACACCCCCAGCTCGAGCCACGTCGCCCCAG atcccagccGGGAGCCTGAAGGCTCCACTCTGGCTTCGCGCTTACTTCCAGGGcctgctcttctctctgggcTGCGGGATCCAGAGACACTGTGGCAAAGTGCTCTTCCTGGGCCTCTTGGCCTTCGGAGCCCTGGCACTGGGTCTTCGCGTGGCCATCGTTGAGACAGACCTAGAACAGCTCTGGGTGGAAG TGGGCAGCCGGGTGAGCCAGGAGTTGCATTACACCAAGgagaagctgggggaggaggctgcATACACCTCCCAGATGCTGATACAGACCCCACGCCAGGAAGGGGAGAACGTCCTCACCCCCGAGGCGCTCGGCCTCCACCTCCAGGCAGCCCTCACCGCCAGTAAAGTGCAAGTATCACTCTACGGAAA GTCCTGGGATTTGAACAAAATCTGCTACAAGTCAGGGATTCCCCTAATTGAAAATGGAATGATTGAGCGG ATGATAGAGAAGCTGTTTCCGTGCGTGATCCTCACCCCCCTCGACTGCTTCTGGGAGGGCGCCAAGCTCCAAGGGGGCTCAGCCTACTTGCC TGGCCGCCCTGACATCCAGTGGACCAACCTGGATCCAGAGCAGCTGCTGGAGGAGCTGGGGCCCTTTGCCTCCCTCGAGGGCTTCCGGGAGCTGCTAGACAAGGCACAGGTGGGCCAGGCCTATGTGGGGCGGCCCTGTCTGCACCCTGACGACCTCCACTGCCCGCCTAGTGCCCCTAACCATCACAGCAAGCAG GCTCCCAacgtggctcaggagttgagtggGGGCTGTCACGGCTTTTCCCACAAGTTCATGCACTGGCAGGAGGAACTGCTGCTGGGGGGCATGGCCAGAGACCCCCAAGGACAGCTGCTGAG GGCGGAGGCCCTGCAGAGCACCTTCCTGCTGATGAGTCCCCGCCAGCTGTACGAGCACTTCCGGGGCGACTACCAGACGCATGACATCGGCTGGAGCGAGGAGCAGGCGGGGACAGTGCTACAGGCCTGGCAGCGGCGCTTCGTGCAGGTCAGTGTGCGGATGGGCAAGGGCGGTGCCCgaggctgctccctcctcctgcccctcagaTCCACCCTGTCTCTGCAGCTGGCTCAGGAGGCCCTGCCTCAGAATTCATCCCAGCAGATCCATGCCTTTTCCTCCACCACTCTGGATGACATCCTGCATGCTTTCTCTGAAGTCAGTGCTGCCCGTGTGGTCGGAGGCTATCTGCTCATG CTAGCCTATGCTTGCGTGACGATGCTGCGCTGGGACTGTGCCCAGTCCCAGGGTGCCGTGGGCCTTGCGGGGGTGCTGCTGGTAGCCCTGGCGGTGGCCTCGGGCCTTGGGCTCTGCGCCCTGCTGGGCATCGCCTTCAATGCCGCcactacccag GTGCTGCCCTTCTTGGCACTGGGCATCGGCGTGGATGACATATTCCTGCTGGCACATGCCTTCACAGAGGCTCCACCTGGCACCCCTCTCCAG GAGCGCACAGGTGAGTGTCTGCAGCGCACAGGCACCAGCGTCGCACTCACGTCCATCAGCCACATGGTTGCCTTCTTCATGGCCGCCCTGGTTCCCATCCCGGCCCTGCGGGCCTTCTCCCTGCAG GCAGCCATAGTCGTTGGCTGCAACTTTGCAGCCGTGATGCTTGTCTTCCCAGCGGTCCTCAGTCTGGACCTGCACCGACGCCACTGCCAGCGCCTTGACGTGCTCTGCTGCTTCTCTAG ccCCTGCTCTGCGCGGGTAATTCAGATCCTGCCCCAGGAACTGGGGGACGGGACGGTGCCAGTGGGCATCGCCCACCTGACCGCCACGGTTCAAGCCTTTGCCCACTGCGAAGCCGGCAGCCAGCACGTCGTCACCATCCTGCCTCCCCGAGCCCGCTTGGTGCCCCCACCTTCTGACCCACTGGGCTCTGAGCTCTTCAGCCCAGGAGGATCCACACGGGACCTTCTAGGCCAAGAGGAGGGGACGAGACAAAAGGCAACCTGCAGCTCCCTGCCCTGTGCCCGCTGGAATCTTGCCCATTTTGCCCGCTCTCAGTTTGCACCCTTGCTGCTCCAGTCACACAGCAAG GCCATCGTGCTGGTGCTCTTTGGGGCTCTCCTGGGCCTGAGCCTCTACGGAGCAACCTTGGTGCAGGATGGGCTGGCCCTGACGGATGTGGTGCCTCGGGGCACCAAGGAGCACGCCTTCCTGAGCGCCCAGCTCAGGTACTTCTCCCTGTACGAGGTGGCCCTGGTGACGCAGGGTGGCTTTGACTACGCCCACTCCCAACGCGCCCTCTTTGATCTGCACCAGCGCTTCAGCTCTCTCAAGGCCGTGCTGCCCACAcctgccacccaggcgccgcgCACCTGGCTACACTATTACCGGAACTGGCTCCTGG GAATCCAGGCCGCCTTTGACCAGGACTGGGCTTCTGGGCGCATTAGCCGCCACTCGTGCCGCAATGGCTCCGAGGACGGGGCCCTGGCCTACAAGCTGCTCCTCCAGACCGGGGATGCCCAAGAGCCTCTGGATTTCAGCCAG ctgACCACACGGAAGCTGGTAGACAAGGAGGGGCTGATTGCACCTGAGCTCTTCTACGTGGGGCTGACCATGTGGGTAAGCAGTGACCCGCTGGGCCTGGCGGCCTCACAGGCCAACTTCTACCCCCCACCTCCCGAGTGGCTGCACGACAAGTACGACACCACCGGGGAGAACCTTCGCA TCCCGGCGGCCCAGCCCCTGGAGTTTGCCCAGTTCCCCTTCCTACTGCGTGGCCTCCAGAAGACTGCGGACTTTGTGGAGGCCATCGAGGGGGCCCGGGCAGCATGCGCCGAGGCAGGTCAGGCCGGGGTGCGCGCCTACCCCAGCGgctcccccttcctcttctggGAGCAGTATCTGGGCCTGCGGCGCTACTTCCTGCTGGCTATCTGCATCCTGCTGGTATGCACTTTCCTCGTCTGTGCCCTGCTGCTGCTCAACCCCTGGACGGCTGGCCTCATC GGCTTCCTGACCACCCAGGGTAGCCGGAACCTGCGGGCTGCCCACGCCCTAGAGCGCACGTTTGCCCCAGTGACCGATGGGGCCGTGTCCACGTTGCTGGGTCTGCTCATGCTTGCTGGCTCCAACTTTGACTTCATCATACG GTACTTTTTCGTGGTGCTAACTGTGCTCACACTCCTGGGCCTCCTCCATGGGCTCGTGCTGCTGCCTGTGCTGCTGTCCATCCTGGGCCCCCCGCCAGAG GTGGTACAGATGTACAAGGAGAGCCCAGAGGTCCTCAGCCCCCCAGCTCCACGAGAAGGAGGGCTCAGGTGGGGgttgccccccaccctgccccagagCTTTGCCAGAGTGACTACCTCCATGACGGTggccctccacccacccccactgcccGGTGCCTACATCCACCCAGCCTCTGACGAGCCCACTTGGTCCCCTGTTGCCACATCAGCTGCCAGCGGCTCCAGCAACCTCAGTTCCAGGGGACCATGTCCAGCCACTGGGTGA
- the PTCH2 gene encoding protein patched homolog 2 isoform X7, producing the protein MARPPPLQELPPGYTPPARATSPQIPAGSLKAPLWLRAYFQGLLFSLGCGIQRHCGKVLFLGLLAFGALALGLRVAIVETDLEQLWVEVGSRVSQELHYTKEKLGEEAAYTSQMLIQTPRQEGENVLTPEALGLHLQAALTASKVQVSLYGKSWDLNKICYKSGIPLIENGMIERMIEKLFPCVILTPLDCFWEGAKLQGGSAYLPGRPDIQWTNLDPEQLLEELGPFASLEGFRELLDKAQVGQAYVGRPCLHPDDLHCPPSAPNHHSKQAPNVAQELSGGCHGFSHKFMHWQEELLLGGMARDPQGQLLRAEALQSTFLLMSPRQLYEHFRGDYQTHDIGWSEEQAGTVLQAWQRRFVQVSVRMGKGGARGCSLLLPLRSTLSLQLAQEALPQNSSQQIHAFSSTTLDDILHAFSEVSAARVVGGYLLMLAYACVTMLRWDCAQSQGAVGLAGVLLVALAVASGLGLCALLGIAFNAATTQVLPFLALGIGVDDIFLLAHAFTEAPPGTPLQERTGECLQRTGTSVALTSISHMVAFFMAALVPIPALRAFSLQAAIVVGCNFAAVMLVFPAVLSLDLHRRHCQRLDVLCCFSSPCSARVIQILPQELGDGTVPVGIAHLTATVQAFAHCEAGSQHVVTILPPRARLVPPPSDPLGSELFSPGGSTRDLLGQEEGTRQKATCSSLPCARWNLAHFARSQFAPLLLQSHSKAIVLVLFGALLGLSLYGATLVQDGLALTDVVPRGTKEHAFLSAQLRYFSLYEVALVTQGGFDYAHSQRALFDLHQRFSSLKAVLPTPATQAPRTWLHYYRNWLLGIQAAFDQDWASGRISRHSCRNGSEDGALAYKLLLQTGDAQEPLDFSQLTTRKLVDKEGLIAPELFYVGLTMWVSSDPLGLAASQANFYPPPPEWLHDKYDTTGENLRISGPAALLPAGYLHPAGMHFPRLCPAAAQPLDGWPHRTGPGDDDCGALWHHGFPGHQTECHPRGDPCGLCGHWC; encoded by the exons atggcccggccgccgccgctcCAGGAGCTGCCCCCTGGCTATACACCCCCAGCTCGAGCCACGTCGCCCCAG atcccagccGGGAGCCTGAAGGCTCCACTCTGGCTTCGCGCTTACTTCCAGGGcctgctcttctctctgggcTGCGGGATCCAGAGACACTGTGGCAAAGTGCTCTTCCTGGGCCTCTTGGCCTTCGGAGCCCTGGCACTGGGTCTTCGCGTGGCCATCGTTGAGACAGACCTAGAACAGCTCTGGGTGGAAG TGGGCAGCCGGGTGAGCCAGGAGTTGCATTACACCAAGgagaagctgggggaggaggctgcATACACCTCCCAGATGCTGATACAGACCCCACGCCAGGAAGGGGAGAACGTCCTCACCCCCGAGGCGCTCGGCCTCCACCTCCAGGCAGCCCTCACCGCCAGTAAAGTGCAAGTATCACTCTACGGAAA GTCCTGGGATTTGAACAAAATCTGCTACAAGTCAGGGATTCCCCTAATTGAAAATGGAATGATTGAGCGG ATGATAGAGAAGCTGTTTCCGTGCGTGATCCTCACCCCCCTCGACTGCTTCTGGGAGGGCGCCAAGCTCCAAGGGGGCTCAGCCTACTTGCC TGGCCGCCCTGACATCCAGTGGACCAACCTGGATCCAGAGCAGCTGCTGGAGGAGCTGGGGCCCTTTGCCTCCCTCGAGGGCTTCCGGGAGCTGCTAGACAAGGCACAGGTGGGCCAGGCCTATGTGGGGCGGCCCTGTCTGCACCCTGACGACCTCCACTGCCCGCCTAGTGCCCCTAACCATCACAGCAAGCAG GCTCCCAacgtggctcaggagttgagtggGGGCTGTCACGGCTTTTCCCACAAGTTCATGCACTGGCAGGAGGAACTGCTGCTGGGGGGCATGGCCAGAGACCCCCAAGGACAGCTGCTGAG GGCGGAGGCCCTGCAGAGCACCTTCCTGCTGATGAGTCCCCGCCAGCTGTACGAGCACTTCCGGGGCGACTACCAGACGCATGACATCGGCTGGAGCGAGGAGCAGGCGGGGACAGTGCTACAGGCCTGGCAGCGGCGCTTCGTGCAGGTCAGTGTGCGGATGGGCAAGGGCGGTGCCCgaggctgctccctcctcctgcccctcagaTCCACCCTGTCTCTGCAGCTGGCTCAGGAGGCCCTGCCTCAGAATTCATCCCAGCAGATCCATGCCTTTTCCTCCACCACTCTGGATGACATCCTGCATGCTTTCTCTGAAGTCAGTGCTGCCCGTGTGGTCGGAGGCTATCTGCTCATG CTAGCCTATGCTTGCGTGACGATGCTGCGCTGGGACTGTGCCCAGTCCCAGGGTGCCGTGGGCCTTGCGGGGGTGCTGCTGGTAGCCCTGGCGGTGGCCTCGGGCCTTGGGCTCTGCGCCCTGCTGGGCATCGCCTTCAATGCCGCcactacccag GTGCTGCCCTTCTTGGCACTGGGCATCGGCGTGGATGACATATTCCTGCTGGCACATGCCTTCACAGAGGCTCCACCTGGCACCCCTCTCCAG GAGCGCACAGGTGAGTGTCTGCAGCGCACAGGCACCAGCGTCGCACTCACGTCCATCAGCCACATGGTTGCCTTCTTCATGGCCGCCCTGGTTCCCATCCCGGCCCTGCGGGCCTTCTCCCTGCAG GCAGCCATAGTCGTTGGCTGCAACTTTGCAGCCGTGATGCTTGTCTTCCCAGCGGTCCTCAGTCTGGACCTGCACCGACGCCACTGCCAGCGCCTTGACGTGCTCTGCTGCTTCTCTAG ccCCTGCTCTGCGCGGGTAATTCAGATCCTGCCCCAGGAACTGGGGGACGGGACGGTGCCAGTGGGCATCGCCCACCTGACCGCCACGGTTCAAGCCTTTGCCCACTGCGAAGCCGGCAGCCAGCACGTCGTCACCATCCTGCCTCCCCGAGCCCGCTTGGTGCCCCCACCTTCTGACCCACTGGGCTCTGAGCTCTTCAGCCCAGGAGGATCCACACGGGACCTTCTAGGCCAAGAGGAGGGGACGAGACAAAAGGCAACCTGCAGCTCCCTGCCCTGTGCCCGCTGGAATCTTGCCCATTTTGCCCGCTCTCAGTTTGCACCCTTGCTGCTCCAGTCACACAGCAAG GCCATCGTGCTGGTGCTCTTTGGGGCTCTCCTGGGCCTGAGCCTCTACGGAGCAACCTTGGTGCAGGATGGGCTGGCCCTGACGGATGTGGTGCCTCGGGGCACCAAGGAGCACGCCTTCCTGAGCGCCCAGCTCAGGTACTTCTCCCTGTACGAGGTGGCCCTGGTGACGCAGGGTGGCTTTGACTACGCCCACTCCCAACGCGCCCTCTTTGATCTGCACCAGCGCTTCAGCTCTCTCAAGGCCGTGCTGCCCACAcctgccacccaggcgccgcgCACCTGGCTACACTATTACCGGAACTGGCTCCTGG GAATCCAGGCCGCCTTTGACCAGGACTGGGCTTCTGGGCGCATTAGCCGCCACTCGTGCCGCAATGGCTCCGAGGACGGGGCCCTGGCCTACAAGCTGCTCCTCCAGACCGGGGATGCCCAAGAGCCTCTGGATTTCAGCCAG ctgACCACACGGAAGCTGGTAGACAAGGAGGGGCTGATTGCACCTGAGCTCTTCTACGTGGGGCTGACCATGTGGGTAAGCAGTGACCCGCTGGGCCTGGCGGCCTCACAGGCCAACTTCTACCCCCCACCTCCCGAGTGGCTGCACGACAAGTACGACACCACCGGGGAGAACCTTCGCA TATCTGGGCCTGCGGCGCTACTTCCTGCTGGCTATCTGCATCCTGCTGGTATGCACTTTCCTCGTCTGTGCCCTGCTGCTGCTCAACCCCTGGACGGCTGGCCTCATC GTACTGGTCCTGGCGATGATGACTGTGGAGCTCTTTGGCATCATGGGTTTCCTGGGCATCAAACTGAGTGCCATCCCCGTGGTGATCCTTGTGGCCTCTGTGGGCATTGGTGTTGA
- the PTCH2 gene encoding protein patched homolog 2 isoform X8: MARPPPLQELPPGYTPPARATSPQIPAGSLKAPLWLRAYFQGLLFSLGCGIQRHCGKVLFLGLLAFGALALGLRVAIVETDLEQLWVEVGSRVSQELHYTKEKLGEEAAYTSQMLIQTPRQEGENVLTPEALGLHLQAALTASKVQVSLYGKSWDLNKICYKSGIPLIENGMIERMIEKLFPCVILTPLDCFWEGAKLQGGSAYLPGRPDIQWTNLDPEQLLEELGPFASLEGFRELLDKAQVGQAYVGRPCLHPDDLHCPPSAPNHHSKQAPNVAQELSGGCHGFSHKFMHWQEELLLGGMARDPQGQLLRAEALQSTFLLMSPRQLYEHFRGDYQTHDIGWSEEQAGTVLQAWQRRFVQVSVRMGKGGARGCSLLLPLRSTLSLQLAQEALPQNSSQQIHAFSSTTLDDILHAFSEVSAARVVGGYLLMLAYACVTMLRWDCAQSQGAVGLAGVLLVALAVASGLGLCALLGIAFNAATTQVLPFLALGIGVDDIFLLAHAFTEAPPGTPLQERTGECLQRTGTSVALTSISHMVAFFMAALVPIPALRAFSLQAAIVVGCNFAAVMLVFPAVLSLDLHRRHCQRLDVLCCFSSPCSARVIQILPQELGDGTVPVGIAHLTATVQAFAHCEAGSQHVVTILPPRARLVPPPSDPLGSELFSPGGSTRDLLGQEEGTRQKATCSSLPCARWNLAHFARSQFAPLLLQSHSKAIVLVLFGALLGLSLYGATLVQDGLALTDVVPRGTKEHAFLSAQLRYFSLYEVALVTQGGFDYAHSQRALFDLHQRFSSLKAVLPTPATQAPRTWLHYYRNWLLGIQAAFDQDWASGRISRHSCRNGSEDGALAYKLLLQTGDAQEPLDFSQLTTRKLVDKEGLIAPELFYVGLTMWVSSDPLGLAASQANFYPPPPEWLHDKYDTTGENLRSTGPGDDDCGALWHHGFPGHQTECHPRGDPCGLCGHWC; the protein is encoded by the exons atggcccggccgccgccgctcCAGGAGCTGCCCCCTGGCTATACACCCCCAGCTCGAGCCACGTCGCCCCAG atcccagccGGGAGCCTGAAGGCTCCACTCTGGCTTCGCGCTTACTTCCAGGGcctgctcttctctctgggcTGCGGGATCCAGAGACACTGTGGCAAAGTGCTCTTCCTGGGCCTCTTGGCCTTCGGAGCCCTGGCACTGGGTCTTCGCGTGGCCATCGTTGAGACAGACCTAGAACAGCTCTGGGTGGAAG TGGGCAGCCGGGTGAGCCAGGAGTTGCATTACACCAAGgagaagctgggggaggaggctgcATACACCTCCCAGATGCTGATACAGACCCCACGCCAGGAAGGGGAGAACGTCCTCACCCCCGAGGCGCTCGGCCTCCACCTCCAGGCAGCCCTCACCGCCAGTAAAGTGCAAGTATCACTCTACGGAAA GTCCTGGGATTTGAACAAAATCTGCTACAAGTCAGGGATTCCCCTAATTGAAAATGGAATGATTGAGCGG ATGATAGAGAAGCTGTTTCCGTGCGTGATCCTCACCCCCCTCGACTGCTTCTGGGAGGGCGCCAAGCTCCAAGGGGGCTCAGCCTACTTGCC TGGCCGCCCTGACATCCAGTGGACCAACCTGGATCCAGAGCAGCTGCTGGAGGAGCTGGGGCCCTTTGCCTCCCTCGAGGGCTTCCGGGAGCTGCTAGACAAGGCACAGGTGGGCCAGGCCTATGTGGGGCGGCCCTGTCTGCACCCTGACGACCTCCACTGCCCGCCTAGTGCCCCTAACCATCACAGCAAGCAG GCTCCCAacgtggctcaggagttgagtggGGGCTGTCACGGCTTTTCCCACAAGTTCATGCACTGGCAGGAGGAACTGCTGCTGGGGGGCATGGCCAGAGACCCCCAAGGACAGCTGCTGAG GGCGGAGGCCCTGCAGAGCACCTTCCTGCTGATGAGTCCCCGCCAGCTGTACGAGCACTTCCGGGGCGACTACCAGACGCATGACATCGGCTGGAGCGAGGAGCAGGCGGGGACAGTGCTACAGGCCTGGCAGCGGCGCTTCGTGCAGGTCAGTGTGCGGATGGGCAAGGGCGGTGCCCgaggctgctccctcctcctgcccctcagaTCCACCCTGTCTCTGCAGCTGGCTCAGGAGGCCCTGCCTCAGAATTCATCCCAGCAGATCCATGCCTTTTCCTCCACCACTCTGGATGACATCCTGCATGCTTTCTCTGAAGTCAGTGCTGCCCGTGTGGTCGGAGGCTATCTGCTCATG CTAGCCTATGCTTGCGTGACGATGCTGCGCTGGGACTGTGCCCAGTCCCAGGGTGCCGTGGGCCTTGCGGGGGTGCTGCTGGTAGCCCTGGCGGTGGCCTCGGGCCTTGGGCTCTGCGCCCTGCTGGGCATCGCCTTCAATGCCGCcactacccag GTGCTGCCCTTCTTGGCACTGGGCATCGGCGTGGATGACATATTCCTGCTGGCACATGCCTTCACAGAGGCTCCACCTGGCACCCCTCTCCAG GAGCGCACAGGTGAGTGTCTGCAGCGCACAGGCACCAGCGTCGCACTCACGTCCATCAGCCACATGGTTGCCTTCTTCATGGCCGCCCTGGTTCCCATCCCGGCCCTGCGGGCCTTCTCCCTGCAG GCAGCCATAGTCGTTGGCTGCAACTTTGCAGCCGTGATGCTTGTCTTCCCAGCGGTCCTCAGTCTGGACCTGCACCGACGCCACTGCCAGCGCCTTGACGTGCTCTGCTGCTTCTCTAG ccCCTGCTCTGCGCGGGTAATTCAGATCCTGCCCCAGGAACTGGGGGACGGGACGGTGCCAGTGGGCATCGCCCACCTGACCGCCACGGTTCAAGCCTTTGCCCACTGCGAAGCCGGCAGCCAGCACGTCGTCACCATCCTGCCTCCCCGAGCCCGCTTGGTGCCCCCACCTTCTGACCCACTGGGCTCTGAGCTCTTCAGCCCAGGAGGATCCACACGGGACCTTCTAGGCCAAGAGGAGGGGACGAGACAAAAGGCAACCTGCAGCTCCCTGCCCTGTGCCCGCTGGAATCTTGCCCATTTTGCCCGCTCTCAGTTTGCACCCTTGCTGCTCCAGTCACACAGCAAG GCCATCGTGCTGGTGCTCTTTGGGGCTCTCCTGGGCCTGAGCCTCTACGGAGCAACCTTGGTGCAGGATGGGCTGGCCCTGACGGATGTGGTGCCTCGGGGCACCAAGGAGCACGCCTTCCTGAGCGCCCAGCTCAGGTACTTCTCCCTGTACGAGGTGGCCCTGGTGACGCAGGGTGGCTTTGACTACGCCCACTCCCAACGCGCCCTCTTTGATCTGCACCAGCGCTTCAGCTCTCTCAAGGCCGTGCTGCCCACAcctgccacccaggcgccgcgCACCTGGCTACACTATTACCGGAACTGGCTCCTGG GAATCCAGGCCGCCTTTGACCAGGACTGGGCTTCTGGGCGCATTAGCCGCCACTCGTGCCGCAATGGCTCCGAGGACGGGGCCCTGGCCTACAAGCTGCTCCTCCAGACCGGGGATGCCCAAGAGCCTCTGGATTTCAGCCAG ctgACCACACGGAAGCTGGTAGACAAGGAGGGGCTGATTGCACCTGAGCTCTTCTACGTGGGGCTGACCATGTGGGTAAGCAGTGACCCGCTGGGCCTGGCGGCCTCACAGGCCAACTTCTACCCCCCACCTCCCGAGTGGCTGCACGACAAGTACGACACCACCGGGGAGAACCTTCGCA GTACTGGTCCTGGCGATGATGACTGTGGAGCTCTTTGGCATCATGGGTTTCCTGGGCATCAAACTGAGTGCCATCCCCGTGGTGATCCTTGTGGCCTCTGTGGGCATTGGTGTTGA